A segment of the Clostridium sp. CM027 genome:
CCTATCCCACTATATTTATAATATATTAGATAAAACAATACATTCAAACAATAAGGAAAAAGGCTTTGGTTAAATCTACTATAAGGCTTTATATATCAACGCTTTATGCTATTTTTACGAATGTATGATTTTAGTCAAAATCGTACATTCGTTTGTGACGTAATTCATGAAAATTATGAACTGTTTTCGCTATTGTTTAGATATACCTTTACACATAGTTTTCTTATGGCATTTAGGACAATACAAATTTTTATAATTTACACCAGCGTTTACCCCGAATATATTTTGCTTTAAAGTAATTTCAAAGGTTTCTCCACATTTATCACATACCCATTTATAACTATTGGTACTCCAAATAATTAATATTATAATGCCTATAAATAAGCAAATTATGCTTATGATACATAATATAAGATTGTATACTGCACCTATAAAAATTAATATTAATGATATTACACTTAATACAATACTAAAAATTAAAGTTGCTTTATTTTTCATGGTAGACCTCCTCTGTTTAATTCATAATATTTTACTGTTGCGACACAAAACATTTATTTAATTATACTATTATTACCGTTACTTAACGAGTAAAGTATTTACATTTATAGGGTTTTAATTTTCTTAACGTACGAAATGTCATTTTTGCGTTGATAAAAAAGAATTATAAAAGTCATTGAGAAATTTAAAGTGAGCTTTTTAATCCCAACCTCACTTTAAATTTTATTGAATGAAATTTAATATAAACTATTTTTTAATATAATGAATATTTTTATGAAAAGTGGACAAACTTCTTAAGGTGTTCACCCAATTAAATATATTTCTCCCCATAAGGGTCTATTGATACTAGGCTCTTTATTTTTTTGTTTTTAAATATGGGATCTCGCCAACATTTCTCTAAACTATTGTAATTAGAAATAATAATTCTTTTCGAGAAAATACTTCATTTTTCATATTTAACACCATCACCTTTCACTTAAGAAACTATTAAACCCTACTGATACCAATAATTTGCGTGGCGCGTAAAACTAGGTTGTTAATTAAATCATCTCCTGCGGAGCTGAAACAGCTTCGTAGAAGATAAATTAACGACTTCAGAAGGAAATTTATACTCCCACTGAAGTTTTCTATTTGTTATAGTGTGTAACTCCCACTTATAGGAGTGGGAGACTTTCCTTCTGAAATGTCGTTAAACTTATGGAATAATTACATTCCCAATTATTATTTTTGCATATATTGTACAGAGTAGTGTACAATATATGTATGGAGGTGATTTTATGATCGCTATAGGTTACTCGAATGTAAGACAGAATTTTAAAAATTATTGCGACAAAGCTACAAAAGATTTTGAAACCATTATTATTACTCGCGAGCGTGGTGACAACGTGGTTATGTTATCTGAATCAGCATATAATAACCTTATGGAAAATTTGTACGTTAGAAGTGATCCCACCTATTATAATGAATTGTTGAAATCTATTGACCAATTAAAAATGGGAAAGGGAATTAAAAGGGAACTGCTTGATGAATAAGATTTTTTCAGAGGTATCATGGGAGCATTATGTATATTGGCAGTCAGAGGATAAAAAAATATTAAGAAAAATTAATGAACTTATAAAAGACATTGAAAGAAACGGAAATGAATGTCTAGGAAAGCCGGAAGCATTAAAGCATGAGTTGGTCGGTTATTGGAGTCGAAGAATAACAGATGTTCATAGACTTATATATAGTATTGATGATGAAAATATCTATGTTGCAAGCTGCAAAGGACATTATCACTAACTTTAAAAGATAAAAAAGAGGGTTAACACCTTCTTTTTTTAGTGTGCCTGGCATGGGCGTTTACTCGTCGGTGAAAGTCCGATACGGGGGCTGATAGTGTCAACCGTTAGCTTATACCCCACCATTAATCGTTGCCCTACGCTATTTTTTGAATAAATACTTATATTCTATCAAAATATAAACTACATATTTGTTCAAATTCATCTGATTTATCAACTAATTTCATTAACTTAGATAATAATGATTCTTTATCTGGGAAAAGAGCATTGTAATTATTTATGAATTTAACTTTGCTTAAATTTTCATTATGAAGCTTAATTGAATTTTCTAATAAAAATGTCTTAAAATTTTCAAAACCTTCGTATGAAAATCGAGATATACAAAATAATTCTAAATTATCATCTTGTTCTATTCCAAGCTTTTCTAGTGCTCTGCAAACTCCTATAAATAGCATTTTTTGTTTATTCTCTAATTCAGATAACCGTTTGCTAATATCAGTATTATTCATTTTATAGAAACCCCCAACTTATAAGATTAGATACCAACCAACATCATTGGCAACAGTGCCGCCGCCTAAAGCTCACTAATATTGTTGATAAATAGTATTTTCAACAACATTAGACCATGTTGACAGGTTATTTAAATTAGTTTAACATAATATGAATATGTTCCCGTGCACGGTCACATGTACGTGCACGTTACCGTATTCGTATAGTTATAACTCTTTTTAATGCTTACTTAGAATATTCCTCTTGTAAAGACCATCTAAACTATTGGCTATTTTGGCTTATAAACCCCAGCTCCGCAGGAGATGATTTGACCTATGTGATTACACTCCCTGTGGAAGTCTCTGAGTTCAACGCTTTTCTCACATCATCCACCATATCCTTCACACTCATACCCTCTGCAGTTTTTTCTTCCCATCCCATATTATCTTCTTTATTTGATTTATCATCATTTTTACCTAATAAAGTATCTTCCAACTTATCAAAGTCATACTTTCTTTGCTCGTAGTCATTGAAACTACCAACAGCATTGGTCTTGCCTTTAGGTGCTTTATAATTGCCAGTGATTGCGTCACGCACCCAACCAACTATATTCGCGACATCTGTTTTTCTTGGTAGATCATACTTTTCTTTAATAATTTCTAAGTTACCTTTGGCAGTGGTTAATATAGATTTTGCATCGTCTGCTGTTATATCTTCTTTGAAGATGTTTTGTACCACCGTTATATCCTCAATTGAGTACTTGTTTTCCTCACTGGTAGATTTAGTCACCATAGTAGCACAAACCTCGTCTGTTGCTATGTCATTATCTTTATTGATCTTTATATAAAATTTAATACTTGTAACTTTTCTACCTGTCTTGATTTCTTCATAATCAAATGATATATCGGTTTTTAGATTTATTTCATTTTGAGCAACATTTATTACCTTTTGTTTTAAATTTGAATACTTTGGATACTGTTCTTTTTCGATATCTAATCCAATTCTTAAATCCGCAATACTTATTAATCTACTGCCTATGCCCTCATACTGTTTTAATAACTCATAAAGTCTAAACGAATAAGTACTTTTAAATTGCATAATATTTTTTAATTGGTATTTTGTATACCAATTCAGTTTCAAGTAAAAATACTTCATATCTTCATCGATTTTCAATATTAATATCCCATTTCGTAATTTTGCTGTTTTTATTAAATGGAATTTATCAAACTCTTCGGTATCGTCATTTTTCATTTTTATAAACCTTGCCATTAATTTATCTGTGACACGATCTAATTCCCTGTAAATATTTCTTTTATGAATGTTTAAGGTCTTACTTAAATCGGTCGCTAAAAATTGATATTCTTTTAAATCAACATCATCTTTTGTTATCATACTTGCGAGCAATCTAATTAATTTTTGTTCCAATACTGTAAATGAATAAGACGCTTCAATCAATTTATTGCTCTGATATATCCAATTATTATTTGCTTTTGTTAAATCTGTTATCATTTCCCAATCCCCTCCCCACAGGAACTATAACATTTCAATAATTGAGTTGTCAACAACTTTTCATAAAACGAGTTGCACATTCGTAAATAGGTTGCCTTTCAAAATGATTTTGTTCGTAAATAAGTTGCCTTTGTTCGTAAATAGGTTGCCTTTCAAAATGACTTATTCGTAAATAAGTTGCCTTTATTCGTAAATAGGTTGCCTTTCGCATACTCAAACATAGTAGTATCAACGACTTGAAGGGTGCCTAAAAGTATTAAAACCTTGTTGTTTATTTAAAACTATCTAAAACAACAACTGTTGTTTAGAATTAGTAGTTAACAATATAACTACATTTTTTATATAATTAAGTTTAAGCTGTTCGTAAATAGGTTGCCGTTAACATAGGATTTACTATGATTAAATCATCATCTGCGGAGCTGAAACATGTCCTTAAATGTTTATTATGGTTAAGTAGTTGATATTATTAATACTCATTTAGGTTATAGCGGAAAGACTCGTTTATTTGCCGTGTAAGCTCATTTAGTTGTTTCGTGTTAGTTTGTACCTTTGTGTGAATTTAAAATGTTACAATCACCATAAAGCATATAAAAACACTATCGCAATAGTTTGAACATAAAAAAATAGAGCTAGTA
Coding sequences within it:
- a CDS encoding type II toxin-antitoxin system Phd/YefM family antitoxin, with the protein product MIAIGYSNVRQNFKNYCDKATKDFETIIITRERGDNVVMLSESAYNNLMENLYVRSDPTYYNELLKSIDQLKMGKGIKRELLDE
- a CDS encoding Txe/YoeB family addiction module toxin gives rise to the protein MNKIFSEVSWEHYVYWQSEDKKILRKINELIKDIERNGNECLGKPEALKHELVGYWSRRITDVHRLIYSIDDENIYVASCKGHYH
- a CDS encoding replication initiation protein; this encodes MITDLTKANNNWIYQSNKLIEASYSFTVLEQKLIRLLASMITKDDVDLKEYQFLATDLSKTLNIHKRNIYRELDRVTDKLMARFIKMKNDDTEEFDKFHLIKTAKLRNGILILKIDEDMKYFYLKLNWYTKYQLKNIMQFKSTYSFRLYELLKQYEGIGSRLISIADLRIGLDIEKEQYPKYSNLKQKVINVAQNEINLKTDISFDYEEIKTGRKVTSIKFYIKINKDNDIATDEVCATMVTKSTSEENKYSIEDITVVQNIFKEDITADDAKSILTTAKGNLEIIKEKYDLPRKTDVANIVGWVRDAITGNYKAPKGKTNAVGSFNDYEQRKYDFDKLEDTLLGKNDDKSNKEDNMGWEEKTAEGMSVKDMVDDVRKALNSETSTGSVIT